In Pseudomonas putida, a genomic segment contains:
- a CDS encoding HutD family protein, with protein sequence MSQLQCLRARDYPRMPWKNGGGFTEEITRDSGGGLDGFGWRLSIADIEASGGFSSFAGYQRIITVLQGDGMRLSVEGVASRPLLPFDAFAFDGHSQVSCHLLGGPIRDFNLIYAPERYRARLQWFNGSTRLFSAASTLLVFSGQAQLQLSVGGQPVDDLDRYDCLRLSDNEQLVELAITGVCCVIELNDVSR encoded by the coding sequence ATGAGCCAGTTGCAGTGCTTACGTGCGCGGGATTACCCGCGGATGCCCTGGAAGAACGGTGGCGGTTTCACCGAAGAGATCACCCGCGACTCGGGGGGTGGTCTGGACGGTTTCGGCTGGCGGCTTTCCATTGCCGATATCGAAGCATCAGGCGGATTTTCCAGCTTCGCCGGCTACCAGCGGATCATCACGGTGTTGCAGGGTGACGGCATGCGCCTGAGTGTCGAGGGTGTCGCGTCGCGGCCATTGTTACCGTTCGATGCGTTCGCCTTCGATGGCCACAGCCAGGTGAGCTGTCACCTGCTGGGTGGGCCGATTCGCGATTTCAACCTCATCTATGCACCGGAGCGTTACCGGGCACGCCTGCAGTGGTTCAATGGCAGCACCCGATTGTTCAGTGCCGCGAGCACCTTGCTGGTGTTCAGCGGGCAGGCTCAGCTGCAACTGAGTGTCGGCGGCCAGCCTGTGGATGACCTCGACCGTTATGACTGCCTGCGCCTGAGCGATAACGAACAGCTGGTGGAGCTGGCGATCACTGGGGTGTGCTGTGTCATCGAACTGAACGACGTTTCCCGGTAA
- the hutC gene encoding histidine utilization repressor produces MGEGPAPLYARVKQMIIQQIENGSWPPHHRVPSESELVSELGFSRMTINRALRELTAEGLLVRMQGVGTFVAEPKTRSALFEVHNIADEIAARGHQHSCQVITLAEEAAGSERALALDMREGQRVYHSLIVHYENGVPVQIEDRYVNAAIAPDYLKQDFTRQTPYAYLSQVAPLTEGEHVVEAILADPDECQLLQIERGEPCLLIRRRTWSGRLPVTAARLIHPGSRHRLEGRFSK; encoded by the coding sequence ATGGGCGAAGGGCCGGCGCCGCTGTATGCGCGGGTCAAGCAGATGATCATCCAGCAGATCGAAAACGGCAGCTGGCCGCCACACCATCGGGTTCCCTCGGAAAGCGAGTTGGTCAGCGAGCTCGGTTTCAGCCGCATGACCATCAACCGCGCGCTGCGCGAGTTGACCGCGGAGGGCCTCTTGGTCCGCATGCAGGGCGTGGGTACCTTCGTGGCCGAACCCAAGACCCGCTCGGCGCTGTTCGAAGTTCATAACATCGCCGACGAAATTGCCGCCCGTGGCCACCAGCATAGCTGTCAGGTCATCACCCTCGCCGAAGAGGCGGCCGGCTCCGAGCGCGCGCTGGCCTTGGACATGCGTGAAGGCCAGCGGGTGTACCACTCGTTGATCGTGCATTACGAGAATGGGGTACCGGTGCAGATCGAGGACCGCTACGTCAATGCGGCGATCGCCCCGGATTACCTCAAGCAGGATTTCACCCGCCAGACCCCCTATGCCTACCTGTCCCAGGTCGCACCGCTGACCGAAGGCGAGCACGTGGTCGAGGCCATCCTCGCCGACCCCGATGAGTGCCAGTTGCTGCAGATCGAGCGTGGCGAGCCTTGCCTGCTGATCCGCCGCCGTACCTGGTCGGGTCGTCTACCGGTGACCGCTGCGCGGTTGATCCATCCCGGTTCCCGTCATCGCCTGGAAGGACGTTTCAGCAAATGA
- a CDS encoding formimidoylglutamate deiminase, giving the protein MPAYFAERALLPSGWAHDVRLEVADDGYLTDVLANASADGAERLSGPLLPGMPNLHSHAFQRAMAGLAEVAGNPNDSFWTWRELMYRMVGKVSPEQLQIIAHQLYIEMLKAGYTSVAEFHYVHHDPTGKAYADPAELSRRISAAAASSGIGLTLLPVLYSHAGFGGQAPNDGQRRFINTTEQYLSLQAQLAPLLAAEPAQQLGLCFHSLRAVTPGQIDQVLAAASPHGPVHIHIAEQQKEVDDCLAWSGLRPLQWLYAHVSVDPRWCLVHATHANPAEVTAMARSGAVAGLCLTTEANLGDGIFPAVDFLAQGGRFGIGSDSHVSLSVVEELRWLEYGQRLRDQRRNRLYGEHQPMVGRTLYDAALGGGAQALGQPVGSLAAGKRADWLVLDGQDPYIATADGDGILNRWLFAGGDRQVRDVMVNGQWVVRQGHHAQEAESARAFADVLRQLLG; this is encoded by the coding sequence ATGCCCGCCTACTTTGCCGAACGCGCCCTCCTGCCCAGCGGTTGGGCTCACGATGTCCGCCTGGAGGTAGCCGACGATGGCTATCTGACAGACGTGCTAGCCAATGCCAGTGCTGATGGCGCCGAACGGTTGAGCGGACCGCTGCTGCCGGGCATGCCTAACCTGCATTCCCACGCCTTCCAACGTGCCATGGCAGGTCTGGCCGAGGTGGCCGGCAACCCCAACGACAGTTTCTGGACCTGGCGTGAGCTGATGTACCGGATGGTCGGCAAAGTCTCGCCGGAGCAACTGCAGATCATCGCCCACCAGCTCTATATCGAGATGCTCAAGGCCGGCTATACCTCGGTGGCCGAATTCCACTACGTCCATCATGATCCGACTGGCAAGGCCTATGCCGACCCAGCCGAGCTGTCCCGACGCATCAGTGCCGCCGCCGCTAGCAGCGGCATCGGCCTGACCTTGCTGCCGGTTCTGTACAGCCATGCAGGCTTTGGCGGCCAGGCCCCCAATGACGGCCAGCGCCGCTTCATCAACACCACCGAACAGTATTTGAGCCTGCAGGCGCAGCTCGCCCCTCTCCTGGCAGCAGAACCCGCGCAACAGCTGGGCCTGTGCTTCCATTCCCTGCGTGCGGTCACCCCAGGGCAGATCGACCAGGTGCTGGCAGCAGCCAGCCCGCATGGCCCTGTTCATATCCACATTGCCGAGCAACAAAAAGAGGTCGATGACTGCCTGGCCTGGAGCGGTCTGCGCCCGCTGCAATGGTTATACGCGCACGTCAGCGTCGATCCGCGCTGGTGTCTGGTGCATGCCACCCACGCCAACCCCGCTGAAGTGACGGCCATGGCCCGCAGTGGCGCCGTCGCCGGCCTGTGCCTGACCACCGAGGCCAATCTGGGTGACGGTATCTTCCCGGCGGTGGACTTCCTGGCTCAGGGCGGGCGATTTGGCATCGGTTCGGACAGCCATGTCTCGCTGAGCGTGGTGGAAGAGTTGCGCTGGCTGGAATACGGGCAGCGCCTGCGAGACCAGCGCCGCAACCGGCTGTATGGCGAGCATCAGCCCATGGTAGGACGTACGTTGTATGACGCAGCGCTGGGCGGTGGCGCCCAGGCGTTGGGCCAACCCGTCGGCAGCCTGGCAGCGGGCAAGCGAGCTGACTGGCTCGTGCTGGACGGGCAGGACCCTTACATCGCAACCGCCGATGGCGACGGCATTCTGAACCGTTGGCTGTTCGCCGGGGGTGATCGCCAGGTGCGGGACGTGATGGTCAATGGACAGTGGGTCGTGCGCCAGGGGCACCATGCCCAGGAAGCGGAGAGCGCGCGGGCGTTCGCTGATGTATTGCGGCAGCTGTTGGGATGA
- a CDS encoding lipocalin family protein, which translates to MTRLHLLLGLCLAMLLGGCATSATDPLVPKTAGNVDLKRYQGKWFELARLPMKYQAECAQSEAHYNLKPDGSYGVLNRCRTMGDEWLRAEGHANIQEPGHTDRLWVEFDNWFTRLVPGVAKGEYWILYVDEHYRTAVVGSPDRKYLWLLSRTPTMPAWERESLMSKARQQGYDTSRLIWRTPDKQIVQMH; encoded by the coding sequence ATGACCCGTCTGCACCTGCTGCTGGGGTTGTGCCTGGCGATGCTTCTGGGCGGCTGCGCGACCTCCGCCACCGACCCGCTGGTACCGAAGACCGCCGGTAACGTCGACCTCAAGCGCTACCAGGGCAAATGGTTCGAACTGGCGCGCCTGCCGATGAAGTACCAGGCCGAGTGCGCGCAGTCCGAGGCGCACTACAACCTCAAGCCCGATGGCTCGTACGGCGTGCTCAACCGCTGCCGAACGATGGGTGATGAATGGTTGCGCGCCGAAGGGCACGCCAACATCCAGGAGCCGGGGCATACCGACCGGTTGTGGGTCGAGTTCGACAACTGGTTCACCCGCCTGGTCCCTGGCGTAGCCAAGGGCGAGTACTGGATCCTCTACGTTGACGAGCACTATCGCACGGCAGTGGTCGGCAGCCCGGATCGCAAGTACCTGTGGCTGTTGTCGCGTACACCGACGATGCCGGCCTGGGAACGCGAAAGCCTGATGTCCAAGGCGCGCCAGCAAGGCTATGACACCAGCCGGTTGATCTGGCGCACCCCCGACAAGCAGATCGTGCAGATGCATTGA
- the bamE gene encoding outer membrane protein assembly factor BamE domain-containing protein, which yields MSLRSLALLSLCVVLTACSKINQENYSKLKAGMNKAEVEQLLGTPTECSGALGMSSCTWGDEKSFISVQYAAEKVLMYSGQGLK from the coding sequence ATGTCGTTGCGTTCCCTCGCCCTGTTGTCCTTGTGCGTCGTCCTGACTGCGTGCAGCAAGATCAACCAGGAAAACTATTCCAAGCTCAAGGCCGGCATGAACAAGGCCGAGGTCGAGCAGTTGCTCGGCACGCCCACCGAGTGCTCGGGTGCACTGGGCATGAGCAGCTGTACCTGGGGGGACGAAAAGAGCTTCATCAGTGTGCAATACGCGGCCGAGAAGGTGTTGATGTACTCCGGGCAGGGTCTCAAATGA